ATGTGCAATGGGTGATCTCCAAAGGTCTTGGCTTCGTTCCCGATCATGCGGATCCAAAAAGAAAGTATCTTGAACTTTCCAAAGAGAATTGGAAAGAATCGCTTCGCGCTCTCCGTACGTTCCTGCACGAGTTTAAACCCGACGTCGCCGTGAGCTTTCAAGCTCCGTGGTGGGTCAGTTATGCTTTGTGGGCGGAAAACGTGCCTGTGCGGGCGGGAGTTAAATCGCAATGGCATAGCTTCTTGTTTTTAAATCGCGGTCTGCGCCAGCGCCGCAGTCTTGCGACTCAGCACGAGGCGGACTACAACCTCGATTTGCTTTTGCATGCGTTTGATATCGAAGAAGACGTCTTGCAGGAAAAAACTCCCGTATTGAAACTTGAAGCGCCTGAAAACATCGCGCTTTTGGATAAATACGGTCTTGCCGTCAAAAGGTATGTCGTCGTGCACCCTGGTATGGCCGGTTCCGCCTTAAATTGGCCCATTCCTCGTTACATTGAATTTA
This region of Bdellovibrio sp. 22V genomic DNA includes:
- a CDS encoding glycosyltransferase family 9 protein, which translates into the protein MKKVLLIRLDKIGDLICTMCVDQVSFLKGHDVQWVISKGLGFVPDHADPKRKYLELSKENWKESLRALRTFLHEFKPDVAVSFQAPWWVSYALWAENVPVRAGVKSQWHSFLFLNRGLRQRRSLATQHEADYNLDLLLHAFDIEEDVLQEKTPVLKLEAPENIALLDKYGLAVKRYVVVHPGMAGSALNWPIPRYIEFIEEVAKDTQVVLTGTPADEPWLKDIKERFKDHPRVRSLQNQLKAAELFTILKNSKAVVVPSTGVAHMAASLGATVLGIYSPLRVQHPRRWAARGKDVHIFVPEVADVDQVDPHCMDLITVEDLLKTLRSL